The window CTCGGGCGCGGAACCGAGGAGGGCCGCGCGGCTCAGACAACGGCGCGGACGGTCGGAGCGCAGGGGGCCCGAGGATGACTCCGATGGCGGCTCTTCCTCGGGCAGCTCCTCGAGCCGTGCGAAAAAGGACGCGATCCGGCCGAGGTCGGCCGCGAGGCGCTCGAGCTCCTCCGGCGGCATCGACAGGCCGGCGAGGCGTGCGATGCGTCGTGCCTCGCTTTCCGGGACCCGAGGCTGCCTCATGCGCCGGGATGCTACATGGCCGGCGCGCCCGGCGCATCGCGGCGCCGCCGGGCGATCAGTAGACCGGACGGATTCGCAAAAAGGGCCGGGTGCCGTCGGGTCGCGCCGGCAGGGGCAGGTCGAGGGACGCTCCCGCCGGGACGTGCTCGCGCACCGACAGGTCGAGCGAGGCCTCGCCTTCG of the Acidobacteriota bacterium genome contains:
- a CDS encoding Asp-tRNA(Asn)/Glu-tRNA(Gln) amidotransferase GatCAB subunit C, producing the protein MRQPRVPESEARRIARLAGLSMPPEELERLAADLGRIASFFARLEELPEEEPPSESSSGPLRSDRPRRCLSRAALLGSAPESADGLILFPGVLP